A portion of the Amia ocellicauda isolate fAmiCal2 chromosome 22, fAmiCal2.hap1, whole genome shotgun sequence genome contains these proteins:
- the pias4a gene encoding E3 SUMO-protein ligase PIAS4-A, producing MAAELVEAMNMVKSFRVSDLQTLLASMGRSKSGLKQDLVGRALRLVQTECSPELLKNIRQLYESRFPKAPGWLAPRRPPELLPASYPARSPPPPAATAAAAAVAAAATAPQGTDYLNGLAKPPSSDVRLVDLPFYHTLETLLPPTELIPQNSEKLQDSPCTFELTHSQVDQIRNSRELRPGMKSVQVALRICYTDSSSPQEDQYPPNIAVKVNQAYCHVPGYYPSNKPGVEPRRPCRPINVTPWLHLSTATNRITVTWGNFGKRYCVALYLVQVFTSADLFSKLKRFSVESSERCRELIQDKLRFDPDSEIATTGLRVSLICPLVKMRLGVPCRVLTCAHLQCFDAVFFLQMNEKKPTWTCPVCDKPAPFALLIIDGLLSDILTETDEEVEEIEYLADGSWRPIRAEKEKERERERSNTPEFPTVDICSPEANGHSPAHSSTSLSGKSGVTGGAVVDLTQDSSSEEEEGGGAGDSEDTDDSQDSPQPKRGRYGYDKDLVTAY from the exons ATGGCGGCCGAGCTGGTGGAAGCGATG AacatggtgaagagtttccgGGTGTCTGACCTGCAGACGCTGCTGGCCTCCATGGGTCGCAGTAAGAGTGGACTGAAGCAGGACCTGGTGGGCCGGGCCCTGCGGCTGGTCCAGACCGAGTGCAGCCCAGAGCTTCTGAAGAACATCCGTCAGCTGTACGAGTCTCGGTTCCCCAAGGCCCCCGGCTGGCTGGCCCCCCGCCGCCCCCCCGAGCTGCTACCGGCCTCCTACCCGGCACGCAGTCCCCCCCCACCTGCTGCTACTGCAGCCGCCGCCGCTGTGGCTGCTGCAGCCACGGCCCCCCAGGGTACAGACTACCTCAACGGCCTGGCCAAGCCCCCTTCCAGCGACGTCAGGCTGGTCGACCTGCCCTTCTACCACACCCTGGAAACACTGCTGCCCCCCACTGAATTGA TCCCCCAGAACAGTGAGAAGCTGCAGGACAGCCCGTGCACCTTCGAGCTGACGCACAGCCAGGTGGACCAGATCAGGAACTCCCG GGAGCTGCGTCCCGGGATGAAGTCTGTGCAGGTGGCGCTCCG AATCTGCTACACGGACTCCAGCAGCCCTCAGGAGGACCAGTACCCCCCCAACATTGCTGTCAAAGTGAACCAGGCCTACTGCCACGTACCG GGTTACTATCCCTCCAACAAGCCCGGCGTGGAGCCCCGGCGCCCCTGCCGACCCATCAACGTCACCCCCTGGCTTCACCTGTCCACTGCTACCAACCGCATCACAGTCACCTGGGGCAACTTCGGCAAG CGCTACTGCGTGGCTCTGTACCTGGTCCAGGTGTTCACGTCGGCGGACCTGTTCAGCAAGCTGAAGCGTTTCTCCGTGGAGAGCTCAGAGCGCTGCAGGGAGCTCA TCCAGGACAAGTTGCGGTTCGACCCCGACAGTGAGATCGCCACCACAGGGCTCAGGGTGTCGCTGATCTGCCcg cTGGTGAAGATGCGTCTGGGCGTGCCGTGCCGGGTGCTCACCTGTGCTCACCTGCAGTGCTTCGACGCCGTGTTCTTCCTGCAGATGAACGAGAAGAAGCCGACCTGGACCTGCCCTGTGTGTGACAAGCCGGCGCCCTTCGCCCTGCTGATCATCGACGG GCTGCTGTCGGACATCCTGACCGAGACGGATGAGGAAGTGGAGGAGATCGAGTACCTGGCTGATGGGTCCTGGCGCCCCATCCGAgcggagaaggagaaggagagggagcgGGAGCGCAGCAACACGCCCGAGTTCCCCACGGTGGACATAT GCTCCCCCGAGGCCAACGGTCACTCCCCAGCCCACAGCAGCACCAGCCTGAGTGGCAAGTCGGGGGTGACGGGGGGCGCGGTCGTGGACCTGACCCAGGACTCTTcctcggaggaggaggagggcggAGGGGCAGGGGACAGCGAGGACACCGACGACAGTCAGGACAGCCCCCAGCCCAAGAGGGGGCGCTACGGCTACGACAAGGACCTGGTCACTGCGTACTGA
- the foxq2 gene encoding forkhead box Q2, protein MPQSTEREPPARATRTEAGCASGDSVRDRLGLSFTINYLLFNKGSSSSTEAEPPVPATTQRGPGSLNCKQNQSQILCRLERERVKLDPESPETGSWVGGLGGSEEEEENEIMEEEEREKDGQGSKAEGVSSSSETPPDKPTQSYIALISMAILASQDQKLLLCDIYQWIMDHYPYFQSKDKNWRNSVRHNLSLNECFVKAGRSDNGKGHYWAIHPANMHDFARGDYHRRRARRRIRRIAGQLPCPLPPSYHPYQVGSAPYWCCPPPHLPYLPARLYWGWAALPAHRAVSLPLPSPLPLSVPLPLSVPLPLSLQSLI, encoded by the exons ATGCCCCAAAGCACAGAGAGGGAGCCACCGGCGAGGGCGACTAGGACGGAGGCAGGCTGTGCCAGCGGGGACAGTGTCCGGGATCGGCTGGGCCTGAGCTTCACCATCAACTACCTGCTGTTTAACAAGGGCAGTAGCTCGAGCACGGAGGCAGAGCCACCGGTCCCAGCCACAACACAGCGGGGGCCCGGATCCCTGAACTGCAAGCAGAACCAGAGTCAGATCCTCTGCCGGCTGGAGCGAGAAAGGGTTAAACTGGACCCGGAGTCCCCAGAAACAGGCAGCTGGGTGGGGGGGCTTGGCggctcggaggaggaggaggagaacgaGATcatggaagaggaggagagggagaaggacgGGCAGGGGAGCAAGGCAGAGGGGGTGTCCAGCAGCTCGGAGACCCCCCCTGACAAGCCCACCCAGTCCTACATCGCTCTCATCTCCATGGCCATCCTGGCCTCGCAGGACCAGAAGCTGCTGCTGTGTGACATCTACCAGTGGATCATGGACCACTACCCCTACTTCCAGAGCAAG GACAAGAACTGGCGCAACAGTGTGCGTCACAACCTGTCCCTGAACGAGTGCTTTGTGAAGGCGGGGCGCAGTGACAATGGCAAGGGCCACTACTGGGCCATCCACCCTGCCAACATGCACGACTTTGCCCGCGGGGACTACCACCGGCGCCGCGCACGCCGCCGCATCCGCCGCATTGCCGGCCAGCTGccctgccccctgcccccctcctacCACCCATACCAGGTTGGGTCGGCCCCCTACTGGTGCTGCCCGCCTCCGCATCTGCCGTACCTCCCCGCCAGGCTGTACTGGGGCTGGGCTGCGCTTCCTGCACACAGGGCCGTGTCCCTACCCCTGCCCTCGCCCCTGCCCCTCTCCGTGCCCCTGCCCCTCTCCGTGcccctgcccctctctctgcagTCGCTCATATAA